One Epinephelus moara isolate mb chromosome 20, YSFRI_EMoa_1.0, whole genome shotgun sequence genomic window carries:
- the pex11a gene encoding peroxisomal membrane protein 11A codes for MDAVVNFTSQSQGRDRIFRATQYACALSRYLLRNHTERKDLVAKLKSLETNMSAGRKLFRLGNTINSIEAAKRTMRLSDRVLCLCLTAANVSRALYFICDNVLWARSVGLIRDIDKERWSVNSSRFYFLSLVMSLTRDVYVVLRLMAERARDKHFRQKMELHLNESPEVAEAVIPQLDALLFLLWESLKSHPAVALDTLKNICDLFIPLDRLGIYQSNAGVVGFCGLISSVIGIVTLTQPMLKLKP; via the exons ATGGACGCCGTGGTGAATTTCACAAGCCAGAGTCAAGGAAGGGACCGCATATTCAG GGCGACACAGTATGCCTGTGCACTGTCGAGATATTTATTGAGAAACCACACGGAAAGAAAGGACCTTGTGGCGAAACTTAAAAGTCTGGAAACCAACATGAGCGCTGGACGAAAAT TGTTCAGGCTGGGAAACACAATAAATTCCATTGAGGCTGCTAAGCGAACCATGCGACTCTCTGACCGAGTGCTGTGCCTGTGCCTCACCGCAGCCAATGTGAGTCGCGCCCTCTACTTTATCTGTGACAATGTACTTTGGGCCAGAAGTGTCGGTCTTATCCGCGATATCGACAAGGAACGCTGGAGCGTAAACTCCTCCCGCTTCTACTTCCTCTCGCTAGTTATGAGTCTGACCAGAGATGTTTACGTGGTTCTGCGGTTGATggcagagagagcgagagataAACATTTTAGACAGAAAATGGAGCTGCATCTCAATGAGAGTCCTGAAGTGGCTGAAGCTGTCATCCCTCAGCTGGATGCTCTTCTCTTTCTGCTGTGGGAGAGTCTGAAATCACATCCTGCCGTTGCCTTGGACACGCTGAAAAATATATGCGATCTCTTCATTCCCCTAGACAGGCTGGGTATATACCAGTCGAATGCAGGAGTGGTGGGATTTTGTGGTTTGATTTCCTCCGTGATTGGGATTGTGACCCTCACACAGCCCATGTTAAAACTCAAACCATGA